In a genomic window of Curtobacterium sp. MCBD17_035:
- a CDS encoding putative T7SS-secreted protein has translation MSRPTGWAVVDQGFDPVAGDPTVVRMMAREYQRISEAADDATTRLRSVRGSGWLTDWQGEAADVFVRAIEDTPTDLAKLVHSYADVATALLGWADVVDHTQYRADGALADAKDAAGDLDAARHRLDDAQATAAHYAATASRLTALAAAHPAGSPPPAGAEVPTPAQLRAASDNAAVASDGVDAAQSSITAAQSRIDAAKRLVAEARGDWEDGERRTATAIGHAADAGLGKQSVWDEVFQSEVWSDIVSVAKVVVAVGGVIALIVGGPIAWIVAGVALLVLADTVYKMTKGQADGWDLAFAALDCIPMGKGITTAARVGEEFAKGAGLAGGIASAGRHVGSEVVNTARSFTALPHLVANVRHGTALRSVESLRAFVVAGLPAGVRDVRNARGAFRDGVEAYWRSDLPSVAARARHWQGTTSGWKSGYPGVDPWRSGRPTSIVGQRLQVVGNGEFYVMSEGPAHDLITTGGDAAQYAASVQVGVHDASGPFQTFRPQGETYLVTQPLPHAVGSAVANPQYGAGGASEVFIPGDRSSWGTAFQSIDRPLMDPASVHPLPGTLRMEEYGSALRSMGVGARGLVVATPWDYADDLRHHVVAAQ, from the coding sequence GTGTCCCGTCCCACGGGCTGGGCGGTCGTGGACCAGGGGTTCGACCCGGTCGCCGGCGACCCCACCGTCGTCCGCATGATGGCCCGTGAGTACCAGCGCATCTCGGAGGCCGCCGACGACGCGACCACGCGCCTCCGGTCCGTCCGCGGCTCGGGCTGGCTCACCGATTGGCAGGGTGAAGCCGCCGACGTCTTCGTCCGCGCGATCGAGGACACCCCCACCGACCTCGCGAAGCTCGTGCACTCGTACGCCGACGTCGCCACTGCGCTCCTCGGGTGGGCCGACGTCGTCGACCACACGCAGTACCGCGCCGACGGTGCCCTCGCCGACGCCAAGGACGCAGCCGGCGACCTCGACGCCGCCCGTCACCGGCTCGACGACGCCCAGGCGACCGCGGCGCACTACGCGGCGACGGCCTCCCGTCTCACCGCGCTCGCCGCCGCGCACCCCGCCGGCTCGCCGCCGCCCGCCGGCGCGGAGGTCCCGACCCCGGCGCAGCTGCGCGCCGCGTCCGACAACGCCGCCGTGGCATCCGACGGGGTGGACGCCGCACAGAGCTCCATCACCGCCGCGCAGTCCCGGATCGACGCGGCGAAGCGTCTGGTCGCCGAGGCCCGTGGCGACTGGGAGGACGGCGAACGTCGCACGGCGACCGCGATCGGCCACGCGGCCGACGCCGGTCTCGGCAAGCAGTCCGTCTGGGACGAGGTGTTCCAGTCCGAGGTCTGGAGCGACATCGTCTCCGTGGCCAAGGTCGTCGTGGCCGTGGGGGGCGTCATCGCGCTCATCGTCGGCGGTCCGATCGCCTGGATCGTCGCGGGTGTCGCGCTCCTCGTGCTCGCCGACACCGTCTACAAGATGACCAAGGGCCAGGCGGACGGGTGGGACCTCGCGTTCGCGGCCCTCGACTGCATCCCGATGGGCAAGGGGATCACCACCGCGGCCCGGGTCGGCGAGGAGTTCGCCAAGGGCGCGGGACTCGCGGGCGGGATCGCCTCCGCAGGCAGGCACGTCGGTTCCGAAGTGGTGAACACGGCGCGGTCGTTCACCGCGCTCCCGCACCTCGTCGCCAACGTGCGGCACGGGACGGCGCTCCGGTCGGTGGAGTCGCTCCGCGCGTTCGTCGTCGCGGGGCTCCCGGCCGGGGTGCGGGACGTGCGGAACGCGCGCGGCGCCTTCCGCGATGGCGTGGAGGCGTACTGGCGGTCCGACCTCCCCTCGGTCGCCGCTCGCGCCCGGCACTGGCAGGGCACAACGAGCGGTTGGAAGAGCGGCTACCCGGGGGTCGACCCGTGGCGCTCGGGTCGGCCGACGTCCATCGTCGGTCAACGCCTGCAGGTGGTCGGGAACGGCGAGTTCTACGTGATGAGCGAGGGACCCGCACACGATCTCATCACGACTGGTGGTGACGCCGCGCAGTACGCGGCCAGCGTGCAGGTCGGAGTGCACGACGCGAGCGGCCCGTTCCAGACCTTCCGGCCGCAGGGCGAGACCTACCTGGTCACCCAGCCCCTGCCACACGCCGTCGGATCGGCAGTGGCCAATCCGCAGTACGGCGCAGGCGGCGCGAGCGAGGTCTTCATCCCAGGTGACCGCTCGTCGTGGGGCACGGCGTTCCAGTCGATCGACCGGCCTCTCATGGATCCTGCCAGTGTCCATCCCCTCCCCGGCACGCTCCGGATGGAGGAGTACGGCTCCGCACTCCGTTCCATGGGTGTCGGTGCTCGCGGCCTCGTCGTGGCGACGCCCTGGGACTACGCCGACGACCTCCGGCATCACGTCGTCGCTGCGCAGTGA
- a CDS encoding WXG100 family type VII secretion target, with product MANINVSYADLEAAASDLKAGQADIEDRLSALQRKIQQLISDGYVTDKSSVAFGESYDEFNRGVTQTVQGLDGLSSFLTKASQTLSETDESLASGLKG from the coding sequence GTGGCGAACATCAACGTGTCCTACGCGGACCTCGAGGCAGCGGCATCCGACCTCAAGGCGGGGCAAGCCGACATCGAGGACCGTCTGTCCGCGCTGCAGCGCAAGATCCAGCAGCTCATCTCCGACGGCTACGTCACCGACAAGTCGTCCGTGGCGTTCGGTGAGTCCTACGACGAGTTCAACCGGGGCGTCACGCAGACGGTGCAGGGCCTCGACGGGCTCTCGTCCTTCCTGACGAAGGCGTCGCAGACCCTGTCCGAGACCGACGAGTCGCTCGCATCGGGCCTCAAGGGCTGA